A single region of the Ctenopharyngodon idella isolate HZGC_01 chromosome 21, HZGC01, whole genome shotgun sequence genome encodes:
- the hnrnpabb gene encoding heterogeneous nuclear ribonucleoprotein A/Bb isoform X3: MADAEHQFMETSENGNEENLNGAELAEEAAADDENGGDGGQIDASKGEEDAGKMFVGGLSWDTSKKDLKDYFSKFGEVTDCTIKMDSNTGRSRGFGFILFKDAESVEKVLQQKEHRLDGRQIDPKKAMAMKKEPVKKIFVGGLNPETAEEKIREYFGAFGEMENIELPTDPKTNKRRGFVFITFKEESAVKKIVEKKYHNVSGSKVTNGEEDLCEIKIAQPKEIYQQQQYGTRGGFGGRGRGRGGQNQNWNQGYNSYWNQGYGNQGYGYGGQQGYGGYGGYGSYDYSSPYYDQGSASYGKTPRRGGHQSSYKPY, translated from the exons ATGGCCGACGCAGAGCATCAGTTCATGGAAACCTCTGAGAACGGGAACGAGGAGAATTTGAACGGAGCGGAGCTCGCAGAGGAGGCCGCGGCGGACGACGAGAACGGAGGCGATGGAGGACAGATCGACGCCAGCAAGGGCGAGGAAGATGCCGG TAAAATGTTTGTTGGAGGACTCAGCTGGGACACCAGTAAGAAAGATCTAAAGGACTACTTCTCAAAGTTCGGCGAGGTGACTGACTGCACCATAAAGATGGATTCAAACACCGGCCGGTCACGAGGGTTTGGATTCATCTTGTTCAAAGATGCTGAAAGTGTGGAGAAG gtCCTACAGCAAAAGGAACACAGACTAGATGGCCGACAGATCGATCCCAAGAAAGCCATGGCCATGAAGAAGGAGCCGGTCAAGAAGATATTTGTTGGTGGCCTTAACCCTGAAACCGCAGAGGAGAAGATCCGTGAATACTTCGGGGCCTTCGGAGAG ATGGAAAATATCGAACTCCCAACGGATCCAAAGACGAACAAAAGGAGGGGCTTTGTTTTCATCACATTCAAGGAAGAATCTGCTGTCAAAAAGATAGTTGAGAAGAAATACCATAACGTTAGTGGAAGCAAGGTAACGAATGGAGAGGAAGACCTT TGTGAGATCAAAATCGCCCAGCCCAAGGAAATCtaccagcagcagcagtacGGCACCCGCGGAGGCTTCGGAGGTCGCGGCAGGGGTCGCGGGG GCCAAAACCAGAACTGGAACCAGGGATATAACAGCTACTGGAACCAGGGATATGGGAACCAAGGCTATGGCTACGGTGGCCAGCAGGGCTATGGCGGTTACGGTGGCTATGGCAGCTACGACTATTCCTCTCCATACTATG acCAGGGAAGTGCGAGCTACGGAAAGACACCGAGACGCGGAGGCCACCAGAGTAGCTACAAGCCATACTGA
- the hnrnpabb gene encoding heterogeneous nuclear ribonucleoprotein A/Bb isoform X1, whose product MADAEHQFMETSENGNEENLNGAELAEEAAADDENGGDGGQIDASKGEEDAGKMFVGGLSWDTSKKDLKDYFSKFGEVTDCTIKMDSNTGRSRGFGFILFKDAESVEKVLQQKEHRLDGRQIDPKKAMAMKKEPVKKIFVGGLNPETAEEKIREYFGAFGEMENIELPTDPKTNKRRGFVFITFKEESAVKKIVEKKYHNVSGSKVTNGEEDLCEIKIAQPKEIYQQQQYGTRGGFGGRGRGRGGQNQNWNQGYNSYWNQGYGNQGYGYGGQQGYGGYGGYGSYDYSSPYYGGYGGGYDYNQGSASYGKTPRRGGHQSSYKPY is encoded by the exons ATGGCCGACGCAGAGCATCAGTTCATGGAAACCTCTGAGAACGGGAACGAGGAGAATTTGAACGGAGCGGAGCTCGCAGAGGAGGCCGCGGCGGACGACGAGAACGGAGGCGATGGAGGACAGATCGACGCCAGCAAGGGCGAGGAAGATGCCGG TAAAATGTTTGTTGGAGGACTCAGCTGGGACACCAGTAAGAAAGATCTAAAGGACTACTTCTCAAAGTTCGGCGAGGTGACTGACTGCACCATAAAGATGGATTCAAACACCGGCCGGTCACGAGGGTTTGGATTCATCTTGTTCAAAGATGCTGAAAGTGTGGAGAAG gtCCTACAGCAAAAGGAACACAGACTAGATGGCCGACAGATCGATCCCAAGAAAGCCATGGCCATGAAGAAGGAGCCGGTCAAGAAGATATTTGTTGGTGGCCTTAACCCTGAAACCGCAGAGGAGAAGATCCGTGAATACTTCGGGGCCTTCGGAGAG ATGGAAAATATCGAACTCCCAACGGATCCAAAGACGAACAAAAGGAGGGGCTTTGTTTTCATCACATTCAAGGAAGAATCTGCTGTCAAAAAGATAGTTGAGAAGAAATACCATAACGTTAGTGGAAGCAAGGTAACGAATGGAGAGGAAGACCTT TGTGAGATCAAAATCGCCCAGCCCAAGGAAATCtaccagcagcagcagtacGGCACCCGCGGAGGCTTCGGAGGTCGCGGCAGGGGTCGCGGGG GCCAAAACCAGAACTGGAACCAGGGATATAACAGCTACTGGAACCAGGGATATGGGAACCAAGGCTATGGCTACGGTGGCCAGCAGGGCTATGGCGGTTACGGTGGCTATGGCAGCTACGACTATTCCTCTCCATACTATGGTGGATATGGTGGTGGTTATGATTACA acCAGGGAAGTGCGAGCTACGGAAAGACACCGAGACGCGGAGGCCACCAGAGTAGCTACAAGCCATACTGA
- the hnrnpabb gene encoding heterogeneous nuclear ribonucleoprotein A/Bb isoform X2, with product MADAEHQFMETSENGNEENLNGAELAEEAAADDENGGDGGQIDASKGEEDAGKMFVGGLSWDTSKKDLKDYFSKFGEVTDCTIKMDSNTGRSRGFGFILFKDAESVEKVLQQKEHRLDGRQIDPKKAMAMKKEPVKKIFVGGLNPETAEEKIREYFGAFGEMENIELPTDPKTNKRRGFVFITFKEESAVKKIVEKKYHNVSGSKCEIKIAQPKEIYQQQQYGTRGGFGGRGRGRGGQNQNWNQGYNSYWNQGYGNQGYGYGGQQGYGGYGGYGSYDYSSPYYGGYGGGYDYNQGSASYGKTPRRGGHQSSYKPY from the exons ATGGCCGACGCAGAGCATCAGTTCATGGAAACCTCTGAGAACGGGAACGAGGAGAATTTGAACGGAGCGGAGCTCGCAGAGGAGGCCGCGGCGGACGACGAGAACGGAGGCGATGGAGGACAGATCGACGCCAGCAAGGGCGAGGAAGATGCCGG TAAAATGTTTGTTGGAGGACTCAGCTGGGACACCAGTAAGAAAGATCTAAAGGACTACTTCTCAAAGTTCGGCGAGGTGACTGACTGCACCATAAAGATGGATTCAAACACCGGCCGGTCACGAGGGTTTGGATTCATCTTGTTCAAAGATGCTGAAAGTGTGGAGAAG gtCCTACAGCAAAAGGAACACAGACTAGATGGCCGACAGATCGATCCCAAGAAAGCCATGGCCATGAAGAAGGAGCCGGTCAAGAAGATATTTGTTGGTGGCCTTAACCCTGAAACCGCAGAGGAGAAGATCCGTGAATACTTCGGGGCCTTCGGAGAG ATGGAAAATATCGAACTCCCAACGGATCCAAAGACGAACAAAAGGAGGGGCTTTGTTTTCATCACATTCAAGGAAGAATCTGCTGTCAAAAAGATAGTTGAGAAGAAATACCATAACGTTAGTGGAAGCAAG TGTGAGATCAAAATCGCCCAGCCCAAGGAAATCtaccagcagcagcagtacGGCACCCGCGGAGGCTTCGGAGGTCGCGGCAGGGGTCGCGGGG GCCAAAACCAGAACTGGAACCAGGGATATAACAGCTACTGGAACCAGGGATATGGGAACCAAGGCTATGGCTACGGTGGCCAGCAGGGCTATGGCGGTTACGGTGGCTATGGCAGCTACGACTATTCCTCTCCATACTATGGTGGATATGGTGGTGGTTATGATTACA acCAGGGAAGTGCGAGCTACGGAAAGACACCGAGACGCGGAGGCCACCAGAGTAGCTACAAGCCATACTGA